Part of the Halococcus saccharolyticus DSM 5350 genome is shown below.
ACCCTCCATCGCGTCGGCGCAGGCCGCGGCGGCGTCCTCGAAGCGGCCCTCGACCACGGTCATGTCGCCGCCGTGGACGTTGATCATCGCCTTGTTGACGAAGTTCGCTCGCGAGGGGACGAACACGTGCGAGTCGAGCCCCGCGCGGGCGGCGTAGGCCGCGGCCGCCTGGCCGGCGTTGCCCGCCGACGTGAGCACGATGTCGCTCGCGCCGTGCTCGCGTGCGGCCGACACCGCGAGCGCGTGGCCGCGATCCTTGAACGAGCCCGTCGGATTCCGACCCTCGTCTTTGATCACGACCCGCCCGACATCGAGCTCGTCGGCGAGCGCGGGACACTCGATCAGGGGGGTGGTGCCCTCGTCCATCGTCACCGCCGCGTCACGCGGGATCGGGAGGAGTTCCTCGTAGCGCCACTGGCCGTCAAACGGCCTGGCTTCGAGGTCAGTGCGCGTGAGATTGATCTCCTCGTAGTCGTACGTCGGGTCGCAGATTCCGCCACACTCGGGACAGTCGTGGGTCACCGACTCGGCGTCGAATCGCTCGCCGCAGTCGGTGCATTCGAGCCCGTCGAACGCCGCGGTCGTCTCCATAGGCTTGGACGGGTCGGGAGCGACAAATGGGTTCCCGTCCGATCATCGCTGTCGTCAAATCCGGTTCGAGTTGACGTTGCAACATTACCTGAATCGCCAGTCTCGAAACGGCTTCCGAGACCGCACTGTTGCCGACATCAATGAGAACCGCAAGCCACACACCTCCCCAGCCGATTCGCTCCGCTCGTTTCACTCGCTTCGCTCATCCCTCGCACGAGAATGGCGCGCCGACAAGCGGCGCGCAGCCGCGCGCCAACTGCACGGTCATACTCCGAGCCAGCGAAGCGTCGTCCAACCCTGATGCCAGCGGTTTTGTCCCCGGCGATCGGAGGTGATCCATGACTCGGGTCATCGTCGTCGGCGGGGGGCTCGCAGGGCTGACTGCGGCCCGCCACCTCGCCCGCGCGGGGATCGACGTCCAAGTGTTCGAGCGCCGGGACACGGTCGGTGGTCGTGTTCGGAGCCGCCACGAGGACGGGTTCGTGCTTGATCGCGGTTTCCAGGTGTTGTTCACGGCGTATCCCGCCGCAAAGCGCGAACTCGACCTCAATGCGCTCGATCTCCGCGAGTTCACGCCCGGCGCGACGATCGCGCGACCTGGCCACCGGACCGTGCTCGCCGATCCGCTCCGCGATCCCGGCTCGCTCACCGACACCCTGTTCAACCGCGATCCCACGCTCCGCGACAAGCTCAGGGTGCTCTCCCTCCGCCGCGAGTTCGCCGAACGGGACGAGACCGAGCTCTTCGTTGGCGAGGACCGATCGATCCGCGAGTTCCTTGCCGATCGGGGATTCTCGGAGCCGTTCGTCGAGCGGTTTTTCGCCCCGTTCTACGGCGGAATCACGCTCGATCGGAACCTCTCGACCTCGGCCGCGGTGTTCGGCTACACCTTTCGGATGCTCGCCGAGGGGTCGATCGCGATCCCTGCCGATGGAATGGGTGCGATCCCCGAACAGCTCGCCGATACGGCTCGCGACCAGGGTGCCCGGATCGCACTCGATACGCCGGTCGAGACGATCGAGACGCCCGAGCGTGGGGCTGGATCGATCGACACGGCGACCGACGAGGTGACGGTCGAGACCGGCGGCGAGACCCACACGGCGGACGCGGTCGTGGTCGCCACCGATCCGCAGTCCGCCAGGGACCTCACCGACGTCGCGTCGATCCCGACCGACGCCCGCGGCTGCGTGACCCAGTATTTCTCGCTGCCGACCTACAACGCCCTCGACACCGGGCGAAAGCTCCTGCTCAACGCCGGCGAGGATGGCCCGAACCACGTCGCACCCCTCTCGACGGTGGCTCCCGAGTACGCTCCAGATGCCCAGACCCTTCTGAGCGCCACCTTCCTCGGTGATCCGGACGAAAGCGACGACGAACTCGCCACACAGGTCGAGCGGACGCTCGCGGCGTGGTACCCCGAGCGCCGGTTCGACGATCTCGTCCATCGCCACACCGATCGGATCCCGTTCGCCCAGATCGCCCAGCCGCCGGGCTTCTACCGCGACACGCCGGCCGTCGACGCACCGGCAGGTTCCGTCTATCTCGCTGGCGATCACACCCGGTGGTCGTCGATCCACGCCACGCTGGACAGCGGCCGTGCGGCCGCTCGTGCAGTGCTCGATTCAGAGTAGTTCTCGAAACGTACCCAGCGGAGGGAATTCGAGCGTCTCGTCCGCGTCTTCGTCGCGAACTACTGGCCGGAACTCGTCGAGATCGGTCACGAGCGGCGAATCGAGCGCCCCGAGCTGGTTGACGACGACGCCCGGTGCGAGCTTCGTGAACGACGGCAACACGACCACCTCGGCGGCCACGGCGGCCGACCGTCCGACGAGGTAGCAAGGCCGCCGTTGTCCCTCGATCCGGATCGCCGGATGATCGTGACCGACGACGTACCGCTCGGCTGCGGTGTCGGGCAGCGCGTGTCCGTGGCAGACGACCGTTTTCCCCACTCGGTGTTCGTCCGCGGTCGGACCGTCCCACACTGCGTCGAGCAGCGTGTCGTGGTTGCCTGGTGTGACGATCAGCCGCGCTCCGGCCTGCTCGACCGTTCGCTCCACGTGGTGGAAGGTTTCGCGCACCCCGTCGGGAAGGCGATCGAACGAGTGGAGCACGTCGCCCGCGAGCACGACCTCGGTGGGCGAAAAGCGCTCGCAGAGTTCGGCGAGTCGCGACGGAACGTCGCTCTCCGAGAGCGGCAGCTCGACGTTCGCACTCGCGCCGCGCCCGAGATGGAGGTCCGCAAGCACGAGCGCATCACTTTCGGGAAGGTGGATCGCCCGGTCCGCGAACGCCGCGTCCATTACCCGGTCTCCGAGCGCGAAACGGATAGCCCCGGCGAACGGATGTGACCCGATACCGTCTTTCATCACACTCTTATTACAATTGCAGGTGTGTCACAGAGTGTGACGACCACCGATCCNTTCGGTCGCGCCATCCGCGACTTCCATCGCGGCGAACAGGACGAACCGCTGCTCGACCGGGACGGCGAGAAGATTCGCAACCATCCGATCGAGGAGTTCTATTTCGGGACGTTCGACCCCGAGAGCGAGGCGGGCGCGTGGTGCGCGTCGTGGCTCGACGGACCGTTGCTCGACATGG
Proteins encoded:
- a CDS encoding metallophosphoesterase codes for the protein MDAAFADRAIHLPESDALVLADLHLGRGASANVELPLSESDVPSRLAELCERFSPTEVVLAGDVLHSFDRLPDGVRETFHHVERTVEQAGARLIVTPGNHDTLLDAVWDGPTADEHRVGKTVVCHGHALPDTAAERYVVGHDHPAIRIEGQRRPCYLVGRSAAVAAEVVVLPSFTKLAPGVVVNQLGALDSPLVTDLDEFRPVVRDEDADETLEFPPLGTFRELL
- a CDS encoding NAD(P)/FAD-dependent oxidoreductase; translated protein: MTRVIVVGGGLAGLTAARHLARAGIDVQVFERRDTVGGRVRSRHEDGFVLDRGFQVLFTAYPAAKRELDLNALDLREFTPGATIARPGHRTVLADPLRDPGSLTDTLFNRDPTLRDKLRVLSLRREFAERDETELFVGEDRSIREFLADRGFSEPFVERFFAPFYGGITLDRNLSTSAAVFGYTFRMLAEGSIAIPADGMGAIPEQLADTARDQGARIALDTPVETIETPERGAGSIDTATDEVTVETGGETHTADAVVVATDPQSARDLTDVASIPTDARGCVTQYFSLPTYNALDTGRKLLLNAGEDGPNHVAPLSTVAPEYAPDAQTLLSATFLGDPDESDDELATQVERTLAAWYPERRFDDLVHRHTDRIPFAQIAQPPGFYRDTPAVDAPAGSVYLAGDHTRWSSIHATLDSGRAAARAVLDSE